Proteins encoded in a region of the Streptomyces sp. NBC_00513 genome:
- a CDS encoding Imm49 family immunity protein translates to MSKAGRMATYEWQSIAEEFHDYLGALSVETPGLDSPEARAALKDAAEAAAGAVSYAAYHPHCSFQVFLDYVNFGMSYGPDVEDDAEDDAEGSVTPGEWIDAFCLALLRDKAQWHGEAFHFARQKFAEQAQGSPAGELVTGFMAEVLDDTGDDEDYPPSPQAKLAAIDAALARIGSRARETNQHLLDRPDSVALRTLRAVAAEDREGFDSGLAALLLAHSTVNSPAASPSSLLPLLPLGLAALAYRTRGWMPALHTDYLPHALITNFEARGPRVKGLGVDRRPDAVASLAAGPLLVARPTDGKPRSPEIEAHWDEYTREALIPEDGKPLSSSRLDRALDYQGLLFKLRAGHSADVTDAQLANLRLASQLGAAVFRLALAEPGTEVEVTIDDRKLRCQAARGEAAGAGNWANAAAFALITGVREDLAPMVLAGPTIAGKDGSAFASYREALHAYLTGVDPESAAERALRGAEQAKEWGFFPPPAVLLSQLVEGDEESFNLALADALEAHRDHYQVADRADTIDASIDFDVLALACHARRRGWEIRVESPYLPQRLLGAARPLQVPGRESDVLRVY, encoded by the coding sequence GGCCGGATGGCCACCTACGAATGGCAGTCGATCGCCGAGGAGTTCCACGACTACCTGGGCGCCCTGTCCGTCGAGACGCCCGGCCTCGATTCTCCGGAGGCCCGGGCCGCTCTCAAGGACGCCGCCGAGGCGGCGGCCGGCGCCGTCTCCTACGCGGCGTACCACCCTCACTGCAGCTTCCAGGTCTTCCTCGATTACGTGAACTTCGGCATGAGTTACGGCCCGGATGTCGAGGACGATGCCGAGGACGATGCCGAGGGAAGCGTCACCCCTGGCGAGTGGATCGACGCGTTCTGCCTGGCGCTCCTGAGGGACAAGGCCCAGTGGCACGGTGAGGCCTTCCACTTCGCCCGCCAGAAATTCGCGGAGCAGGCGCAGGGAAGCCCTGCCGGCGAGCTCGTCACGGGGTTCATGGCCGAGGTCCTCGACGACACCGGAGACGATGAGGACTACCCGCCGAGCCCGCAGGCGAAGCTGGCAGCCATCGACGCCGCGCTGGCCCGCATCGGCAGTCGGGCCCGGGAGACCAACCAACACCTCCTCGATCGGCCGGACAGTGTCGCACTGAGGACCCTGCGCGCCGTGGCCGCCGAGGATCGGGAGGGCTTCGACTCCGGACTGGCCGCCCTTCTGCTCGCACACAGCACCGTCAACAGCCCCGCTGCCTCTCCGAGCAGCCTCCTCCCGCTCCTGCCGCTCGGTCTGGCCGCGCTCGCGTACCGGACCCGTGGTTGGATGCCGGCTCTCCACACCGATTACCTGCCGCACGCCCTGATCACCAATTTCGAGGCGCGCGGCCCGAGGGTGAAGGGTTTGGGTGTCGACCGGCGGCCGGACGCGGTCGCCTCGCTCGCGGCGGGCCCGCTGCTGGTGGCACGGCCGACCGACGGAAAGCCTCGGAGCCCGGAAATCGAGGCTCATTGGGACGAGTACACCCGAGAAGCCCTGATCCCCGAGGACGGAAAGCCCCTCAGCTCATCGCGTCTCGACAGGGCCCTGGACTACCAGGGGCTTCTCTTCAAGTTGCGAGCGGGGCATTCGGCCGACGTGACGGACGCCCAGCTCGCGAACCTCCGGCTGGCCTCCCAACTGGGGGCGGCCGTGTTCCGCCTTGCCCTGGCGGAGCCGGGTACCGAGGTCGAGGTGACCATCGACGACCGGAAGCTGCGCTGCCAGGCTGCGCGGGGCGAGGCAGCGGGCGCCGGCAACTGGGCGAACGCCGCCGCCTTCGCCCTGATCACGGGCGTACGCGAGGATCTCGCCCCCATGGTCCTTGCCGGCCCCACGATCGCCGGGAAGGACGGCTCGGCCTTCGCCTCGTACCGGGAGGCCCTCCACGCCTACCTGACGGGTGTCGATCCCGAGTCGGCGGCGGAGCGGGCGCTGCGCGGGGCCGAGCAGGCCAAGGAGTGGGGTTTCTTCCCGCCGCCCGCCGTACTGCTGTCGCAGCTGGTGGAGGGCGACGAGGAAAGCTTCAACCTGGCCCTGGCCGATGCCCTGGAAGCCCATCGCGACCACTACCAGGTCGCGGACCGCGCCGACACCATCGACGCATCGATCGACTTCGACGTGCTGGCCCTGGCCTGCCACGCCCGACGCAGGGGCTGGGAGATCCGCGTCGAGTCCCCTTACCTGCCGCAGCGGCTCCTCGGAGCCGCTCGCCCTCTCCAGGTCCCCGGCCGTGAATCCGATGTCCTGCGGGTCTACTGA
- a CDS encoding ABC transporter substrate-binding protein, which yields MRRHRPAERPEPTGHPSATAVDELERLGVAAVAGEYHSVVARAAAARADALGVPFLCSSAVLDALTERPTEWVARLAPAQSHGWRVYADFLLETGHRRVAVATQPSVYWASGARILRDCLAPRGGTVLELDMNALTPAALCDALVDQRATALLLLVGHPEPAVSIVKAVRHDQRLDEVLIGAPAGQPEFAEWAKLLGDDSVAIPFLRYLPEHLGPLGARVEAALREQLAEAPSFVAFEGYDSIVVLADVLRSHGTERARIAESWPSVVVEGTRGQIRFSRTPGVGVWQWAWAPVRVVDRDTAAPDRFRTLHSG from the coding sequence ATGCGCCGTCATCGGCCGGCGGAGCGCCCCGAACCGACGGGGCATCCGTCCGCAACGGCGGTCGACGAGTTGGAGCGCTTGGGCGTGGCTGCCGTGGCGGGCGAATACCACAGCGTCGTCGCTCGCGCCGCTGCCGCCAGGGCCGACGCACTCGGCGTACCGTTCCTCTGCTCGTCAGCGGTACTCGACGCGCTCACCGAACGGCCGACGGAATGGGTCGCGCGCCTCGCCCCGGCGCAGTCGCACGGTTGGAGGGTCTACGCCGATTTCCTCCTCGAAACGGGCCACCGCCGCGTCGCCGTGGCAACCCAGCCGAGTGTCTACTGGGCATCCGGCGCCCGCATTCTGCGGGACTGCCTCGCGCCACGCGGCGGCACCGTCCTCGAACTCGACATGAACGCGCTCACCCCCGCGGCGCTGTGCGACGCACTCGTCGACCAGCGCGCGACAGCCCTCCTTCTTCTGGTGGGTCACCCGGAGCCCGCGGTGTCGATCGTCAAGGCCGTCCGCCACGACCAGCGCCTCGACGAGGTTCTGATCGGCGCTCCGGCCGGACAACCGGAGTTCGCCGAGTGGGCGAAACTGCTGGGCGACGACAGTGTCGCGATCCCCTTCCTGCGCTACCTGCCCGAACACCTCGGGCCACTCGGAGCACGAGTCGAGGCGGCCCTGCGCGAGCAACTGGCCGAGGCGCCCTCCTTCGTCGCCTTCGAGGGCTACGACTCGATCGTCGTCCTCGCCGACGTACTGCGTTCTCACGGCACGGAGCGGGCGCGCATCGCCGAATCCTGGCCGAGCGTCGTGGTCGAAGGCACTCGCGGGCAGATCAGGTTCTCCCGGACGCCAGGCGTCGGTGTGTGGCAATGGGCTTGGGCGCCGGTGCGAGTCGTTGATCGAGACACGGCGGCACCGGACCGCTTTCGGACCCTTCACTCGGGCTGA
- a CDS encoding PadR family transcriptional regulator: MNEQPLREPTLLILTAIADAPRHGYAIVQEIEKISEGRTKMRTGTLYGALERLLEQDLIAVHEDEVVEGRRRRRYTLAPRGREVLAAEAARIARNAQEATRRLNLGGLGKAVTA; encoded by the coding sequence GTGAACGAACAACCTCTGCGCGAGCCGACCCTCCTCATCCTCACGGCGATCGCCGATGCCCCACGGCACGGATACGCGATCGTCCAAGAGATCGAGAAGATCTCGGAAGGCCGAACGAAGATGCGTACCGGAACGTTGTACGGGGCCCTGGAGCGGCTCCTCGAACAGGACCTCATCGCCGTCCACGAGGACGAGGTGGTCGAGGGCCGCAGGCGGCGCCGCTACACGCTGGCTCCGCGTGGACGCGAGGTCCTGGCGGCAGAGGCGGCTCGCATCGCGCGGAACGCCCAGGAGGCGACCCGGCGTCTGAACCTCGGCGGCCTCGGCAAGGCGGTCACGGCATGA
- a CDS encoding MerR family transcriptional regulator translates to MDSDTLYSIGELSRRTGLTVKTIRFYSDKGIVPPADRSPAGYRLYGLDALARLELARTLRDLGLDLATVRKVLDREASIPEVTEAHATALDVRIRTLRLRRAVLRAVARHAPTTMEMDLLRQLATLSQAEQRRLVSDFIDGVFEDHDINPEFVALMRSAVPELPDDPTPEQVEAWVELVGLCQNADFRDTLRRMAEDQAVEPSPQDIGALHSTLNRVMGERIDEAVSAGLLPASAKGEALSDSLGNLYAHAFERAGESDLRRWLLARLRTTTDPHAERYWQLLATINGWPASPALAPVHSWFTTAFATGDVAITKG, encoded by the coding sequence ATGGACAGCGACACGCTCTATTCCATCGGAGAGCTATCCCGCCGAACCGGTCTGACGGTGAAGACCATCCGGTTCTATTCCGACAAGGGCATCGTCCCGCCGGCCGACCGCAGCCCGGCCGGTTACCGCCTCTACGGCCTCGACGCACTCGCACGCCTGGAACTGGCCCGCACGCTGCGCGATCTCGGGCTCGACCTGGCGACCGTGCGCAAGGTACTGGACCGGGAAGCCTCCATACCGGAGGTCACGGAAGCGCACGCCACCGCCTTGGACGTGCGGATCCGCACTCTGCGCCTACGCCGGGCAGTACTCCGTGCGGTCGCCCGACACGCCCCCACCACCATGGAGATGGACCTCTTGCGCCAACTCGCCACGCTCTCCCAGGCCGAACAACGGCGCCTCGTATCCGACTTCATCGACGGTGTCTTCGAAGACCACGACATCAATCCCGAGTTCGTGGCCCTGATGCGGTCCGCCGTGCCCGAGTTGCCCGACGATCCCACACCCGAACAGGTCGAGGCCTGGGTGGAACTCGTCGGACTCTGCCAGAACGCAGACTTCCGTGACACGCTGCGCCGCATGGCCGAGGACCAGGCGGTGGAGCCCTCCCCGCAGGACATCGGCGCTCTGCACTCCACTCTCAACCGGGTGATGGGTGAACGAATCGACGAGGCCGTGTCCGCCGGCCTCCTGCCGGCCTCCGCCAAGGGTGAGGCCCTTTCCGATTCACTGGGCAACCTCTACGCGCACGCATTCGAGCGTGCCGGCGAAAGCGATCTGCGCCGCTGGCTCCTCGCCCGCCTGCGGACAACCACCGACCCACACGCCGAGCGCTACTGGCAGCTCCTGGCGACGATCAACGGGTGGCCCGCATCACCGGCGCTCGCTCCCGTCCACTCCTGGTTCACCACCGCCTTCGCCACGGGCGATGTCGCCATCACGAAGGGCTGA